A genomic window from Luteolibacter sp. LG18 includes:
- a CDS encoding CCA tRNA nucleotidyltransferase: MSARTAATEVARRLAEAGHTALFAGGCVRDGLLGKEPKDYDVATSATPAQVLRLFPGSNEVGAHFGVVIVKQDGVHIEVATFRTDGSYKDGRRPETVEFSTPPEDAQRRDFTVNGLFQNPVSGEIIDYVGGLADLKARTLRAIGTPGDRFGEDALRLLRAVRFATVLGFEIEPITWQAIRDHADDLAKISPERIRDEFSKLITAPNRRRGLELLVDSGLIRHIVPEVLALIGCDQPPQWHPEGDVYIHTSIMLEMLGTDASLELCLAVLLHDIAKPPTRTYDEAEDRIRFNGHDAMGAVMAEEILRRLKYPNHVIEAVVPMVARHMQFMNVQKMRTAKLKRFMASAEFEDELELHRVDCGSSNGFTDNYEYLLAKREEFSSQPLIPAPLVGGRDLIAMGFTPGPQFREWLEAVETEQLEGRITDREAALGLLRELTSKAKN; the protein is encoded by the coding sequence ATGTCCGCCCGCACCGCCGCCACCGAAGTCGCCCGCCGTCTCGCCGAAGCCGGCCACACCGCGCTCTTCGCGGGCGGTTGCGTGCGCGATGGTTTGTTAGGCAAGGAGCCGAAGGATTACGACGTGGCCACCTCCGCCACACCCGCTCAGGTGCTGCGGTTGTTCCCCGGCTCGAACGAGGTCGGCGCGCACTTCGGCGTGGTGATCGTGAAACAGGACGGTGTCCACATCGAGGTGGCCACCTTCCGCACCGATGGCAGCTACAAGGACGGCCGTCGTCCCGAAACCGTGGAGTTCTCGACGCCCCCGGAAGACGCGCAACGCCGCGACTTCACGGTGAACGGGCTGTTCCAGAATCCGGTCAGCGGCGAGATCATCGATTACGTCGGCGGCCTCGCCGACCTGAAGGCCCGCACGCTGCGGGCGATCGGTACACCGGGCGACCGCTTCGGCGAGGACGCGCTGCGGCTGCTGCGCGCGGTCCGTTTCGCCACCGTGCTGGGATTCGAAATCGAACCGATTACCTGGCAGGCGATCCGCGACCACGCGGACGATCTCGCGAAGATCTCTCCGGAGCGCATCCGGGACGAGTTCTCGAAACTGATCACCGCGCCGAACCGTCGCCGCGGTCTGGAACTGCTGGTGGATTCCGGTTTGATCCGTCACATCGTACCCGAGGTGTTGGCTTTGATCGGTTGCGACCAGCCGCCTCAATGGCACCCCGAGGGCGATGTCTACATCCACACCTCCATCATGCTGGAAATGCTCGGCACGGATGCCTCGCTGGAGCTGTGCTTGGCGGTGCTGCTGCACGACATCGCGAAGCCACCGACCCGCACCTACGATGAAGCCGAGGATCGCATCCGGTTCAACGGCCACGACGCGATGGGCGCGGTGATGGCGGAGGAAATCCTGCGCCGCCTGAAGTATCCGAACCACGTGATCGAAGCGGTGGTCCCGATGGTGGCCCGTCACATGCAGTTCATGAACGTCCAGAAAATGCGCACCGCGAAGCTGAAGCGCTTCATGGCCAGCGCGGAGTTCGAGGACGAGCTGGAACTGCATCGCGTGGACTGCGGTTCTTCGAACGGCTTCACGGACAACTACGAGTATCTGCTGGCGAAGCGCGAGGAGTTCTCCAGCCAGCCCTTGATCCCCGCCCCGCTCGTCGGCGGCCGGGACCTCATCGCCATGGGGTTCACTCCGGGACCGCAGTTCCGGGAATGGCTGGAAGCGGTGGAAACCGAGCAACTCGAAGGCCGGATCACCGACCGGGAGGCGGCTCTGGGCTTGCTGCGTGAATTGACGTCAAAGGCCAAAAATTGA